CTTATGGACGCGCCCTCCGGGCATCCGCAATTCGGTATACTCTATAGTGTTGCACTTTGGACAATGTAGCCATATCAACCACCCCTCAATTTGACGACTTTCCTCCTTTGCTTTTCGATCCGCCAACCGTTCAGCGAAATTGATAACCTTGCTCATTCAAACCCCATCAACGTCTTGGAGAGAGTCCCTGCATCAAAAGGTTTGAGAATGTGACCACTGATCCCCGCTGCTTTTCCCATGGCAAGCTGATCGTCCAGTGGGTCCATCAGCATCAGGAGAATTGGCAGAGATTTTTTTGAATGAGTTTCACGGATCTGCTTGATGAGGTCCACACCTCGTGCTCCATCCATATACCAATCAACCAGTACCAAGTGATATTGATAGCGCTCCAGCAACTTGATCGCCTCGTCAGGGTCTTTGGCTTCATTGCAAAGTTCTGTTCCCAGATCTCTCAGCGTCTGGCGAATCATCCTGCGAGAAGTGTTGAAGTCATCCACGATCAAAACACGTGTTTCTTCTCCGATTTCCATCAGCGAACCTCATCGAACAGGGAGGGAGAGAGGAGTTTGTTCAGGGAAAAGTAGAAATTTTGAAAGCAGGATTGGGACCGTGACGGCAACTCAATCGTTTGCGAGAGAGAGAATTAGCTGAAATTCTTCTTTGGTAACAGGTTGAACGGAGAGACGCATCCCCTTGCGCAAGAGGAACATTTCTTTCAGTTCAGGAATACTTCGCAACTCTTTCAAAGTCACAGGACGTGGAAATTCGTTCTCAAACTGAACATCTACCATCAGCCAGCGAGGATTTTCTGGCGAGCTTTTCTCATCAAAGTATTTACTCGTAAGATTCCAGGAAGTGTGATCTGGGTAAGCTTCACGAACGACTTTTACTGTACCGACAATCGCAGGCTCAGCTTGACGACTGTGATAGAAGAAAGCTCGATCACCCACTTGCATCTCATCACGCATCAGATTGCGAGCTTGGTAGTTACGGATCCCATCCCAGTGTTCAGTCTGATTAGGACAGTTTTTCAGGTCTTCCAGTGAAAAAACATCAGGCTCACTCTTAAGTAACCAGTACTTCATCGTGCCA
Above is a genomic segment from SAR324 cluster bacterium containing:
- a CDS encoding response regulator; translated protein: MEIGEETRVLIVDDFNTSRRMIRQTLRDLGTELCNEAKDPDEAIKLLERYQYHLVLVDWYMDGARGVDLIKQIRETHSKKSLPILLMLMDPLDDQLAMGKAAGISGHILKPFDAGTLSKTLMGFE
- a CDS encoding EVE domain-containing protein, producing the protein MKYWLLKSEPDVFSLEDLKNCPNQTEHWDGIRNYQARNLMRDEMQVGDRAFFYHSRQAEPAIVGTVKVVREAYPDHTSWNLTSKYFDEKSSPENPRWLMVDVQFENEFPRPVTLKELRSIPELKEMFLLRKGMRLSVQPVTKEEFQLILSLAND